A window of the Schlesneria paludicola DSM 18645 genome harbors these coding sequences:
- a CDS encoding head-tail adaptor protein, with translation MPASKRRDPIVVQRLKQDATPNVLGEMAVESPDNWETYLVGFAEVIFKGQREFTRAGIVDADVSHLVRLPFSSEALAITSEMRLLLEVTGELLHIEAAYRRDASNREVEMLCRH, from the coding sequence ATGCCCGCTTCGAAGCGCCGCGATCCGATCGTCGTCCAACGCCTCAAGCAGGATGCCACGCCCAACGTCCTGGGCGAGATGGCGGTCGAGTCCCCCGACAACTGGGAAACCTACCTGGTCGGCTTCGCGGAAGTCATTTTCAAAGGCCAGCGGGAATTTACTCGAGCTGGCATCGTCGACGCTGACGTGTCCCACCTGGTTCGGCTGCCATTCAGCTCCGAAGCCCTGGCGATCACCAGCGAAATGCGGCTGCTCCTGGAAGTGACCGGCGAGCTGCTCCACATTGAAGCCGCCTACCGCCGCGATGCATCAAACCGCGAAGTCGAAATGCTCTGCAGGCACTGA
- a CDS encoding phage portal protein, with protein MLNRLRSFAANSFASFARGMGYTESIMAARVPGVPNTQSRVAVNEQTALRYAAVYACIRCISETKGSLPMEVIETSKSGKETVTKLHPVAQLLQYEPYEDMTPMVWSETRQADVLTGGNGYCEIVFDNDGMPIGLIPRHWSLVTPRRDDNGRLAYDVRQSSGSSNIRTLDRSQMLHVPGFGNGILGWSPIRLLAESIGIGLAQDKFAAAYFGNSAKPSLVLESPGTLGDEVFNRLKHEIEVNHSGDNAHRPLLLEGLTAKPLLIPANEAQLLESREFQEEVICRIFRLPPHMIGLLRRATFSNIEAQDLSYEKHTMRPWLIRDEQEMNRKLFLRKERGRFHIRHNVDDLLRADIKTRYDAYKTAILGGFKTRNEVRATEHLPSMPGCDELLLPEAIFGKSKGKQNSGDDQKSARTRRKTDPRLKALMCQTVAGLIAREATHAERAASKPEQFREAVTSLYAKHVELLSEKLSCVKDAQPALRSAKAHRDELLALAGSPALAADVASLTATWSTETESIAKALLV; from the coding sequence GTCTACGCCTGCATTCGCTGCATCAGCGAAACCAAAGGCTCATTGCCGATGGAAGTCATCGAGACTTCGAAATCCGGCAAGGAAACCGTCACAAAGCTGCATCCCGTCGCGCAGCTCTTGCAGTACGAACCGTACGAAGACATGACGCCGATGGTCTGGTCCGAGACTCGCCAAGCCGACGTTCTGACCGGCGGGAACGGCTATTGCGAAATCGTCTTTGACAACGATGGCATGCCGATCGGCTTGATACCTCGGCACTGGTCGCTCGTGACGCCCCGACGTGATGACAATGGGCGTTTGGCTTACGACGTCCGCCAGTCGTCGGGCAGCTCCAATATCCGCACGCTCGATCGATCGCAGATGCTTCACGTGCCCGGATTCGGCAACGGGATCTTGGGTTGGTCACCGATTCGATTGCTCGCCGAGTCGATCGGCATCGGCCTGGCACAAGACAAGTTCGCGGCCGCTTACTTCGGCAATTCCGCGAAACCTTCGCTTGTGCTCGAATCACCTGGCACGCTCGGCGACGAAGTTTTCAACCGTTTGAAGCATGAAATCGAAGTCAACCACTCTGGCGACAACGCCCACCGTCCGTTGCTCCTGGAAGGTCTGACGGCCAAGCCGCTGTTGATCCCCGCGAACGAGGCCCAGCTCCTCGAATCCCGCGAATTTCAGGAAGAGGTCATTTGCCGGATCTTCCGCCTTCCGCCTCACATGATTGGCCTGCTCCGTCGTGCGACGTTCAGCAACATTGAGGCCCAGGACCTGAGCTACGAAAAGCACACGATGCGGCCCTGGCTCATTCGTGACGAACAGGAAATGAACCGCAAGTTGTTTCTTCGAAAGGAACGCGGCCGTTTCCACATCCGGCACAACGTCGACGATCTGCTCCGGGCCGACATCAAGACGCGGTACGACGCGTACAAAACTGCGATCCTCGGTGGATTCAAGACGCGTAATGAAGTCCGTGCGACTGAGCACTTGCCCTCAATGCCAGGCTGTGACGAACTGCTGTTGCCAGAAGCCATCTTCGGCAAGAGCAAGGGTAAGCAGAACTCGGGCGACGATCAGAAGTCCGCACGAACACGCCGCAAAACCGATCCTCGCTTGAAAGCGTTGATGTGCCAAACCGTCGCGGGCCTGATCGCTCGCGAAGCCACGCATGCCGAGCGGGCAGCCAGCAAGCCAGAACAGTTCCGCGAAGCGGTGACGTCACTTTACGCGAAACACGTGGAGCTGCTTTCCGAAAAGCTGTCTTGCGTGAAGGATGCACAACCAGCTCTGCGGTCGGCGAAAGCACACCGCGACGAGCTGCTCGCCCTGGCCGGTTCTCCCGCGCTGGCTGCCGACGTCGCATCGCTCACGGCGACGTGGTCGACCGAAACCGAATCGATTGCCAAGGCCCTCTTGGTTTAA
- a CDS encoding HK97 family phage prohead protease, whose translation MAPTMPQQIERRRFNLPVEIRSEGDKTPGKISGYSARYFDPSDPNTQYKLWEDCFERIQPGAFDSAISRGDDVRCLFNHNPDLILGRTTSGTCTIRVDAKGLWFEADLPNSPAGLTVAEAINRKDVTGCSFSFDVIAATWQEDVVDGESIWYRIITDVRLYDVGPVTFPAYGATDCDMASARSSLDRFRSSRPIPHSVRSRR comes from the coding sequence ATGGCTCCGACGATGCCTCAGCAAATCGAACGACGTCGCTTTAACCTGCCCGTCGAAATCCGCTCCGAGGGTGATAAGACGCCTGGCAAGATCAGCGGTTATTCAGCTCGCTATTTTGATCCCAGCGACCCGAACACGCAGTACAAGCTCTGGGAGGATTGTTTCGAACGCATTCAACCCGGTGCCTTCGATTCCGCGATCAGCCGTGGCGACGACGTGCGGTGTCTATTCAACCACAATCCGGATCTGATCCTTGGCCGGACCACATCCGGAACTTGCACCATCCGCGTCGACGCGAAGGGGCTTTGGTTCGAAGCTGATCTTCCGAACAGTCCTGCCGGACTCACTGTTGCGGAAGCAATTAATCGCAAGGATGTGACCGGTTGTTCGTTCTCGTTCGACGTCATCGCAGCCACTTGGCAAGAGGACGTCGTTGACGGTGAATCGATCTGGTATCGCATCATCACCGACGTGCGGCTGTACGACGTCGGTCCCGTGACGTTTCCCGCGTATGGTGCAACCGACTGCGATATGGCCAGCGCCCGCAGTTCGCTTGATCGCTTCCGATCCTCTCGCCCGATCCCGCACAGCGTGCGTAGCCGCCGT
- a CDS encoding head-tail connector protein, translated as MSTTEPVALATLKQHLRLNHSHQDALLNSLISVAREQVEADTWRSLIPISGRSITRRGFPMGDEALYLPKPPLRAITSVSYVDSTGTTQTFTTFRVDISHEPGSIEPNYPMVWPVSQDGPASVTIVYDCGYADAASVPASLKHAILLIAAQLYENSEPVEIKGDTTLDRLCRPYRVRKAAMLESIWTAKPIHPKFPGGFGLWSGAPLGVR; from the coding sequence ATGTCGACGACAGAACCTGTAGCACTAGCGACGCTCAAACAGCACCTGCGGTTGAATCACAGCCATCAAGACGCGCTGCTCAACTCGCTGATTTCCGTCGCACGCGAACAGGTCGAAGCCGACACCTGGCGATCGCTGATTCCGATCAGCGGTCGTTCGATCACCCGCCGGGGTTTCCCGATGGGTGACGAGGCCCTGTATCTGCCCAAGCCGCCACTGCGAGCAATCACGTCCGTCAGCTACGTCGACTCGACGGGCACAACGCAGACCTTCACCACGTTCCGGGTCGACATCTCGCACGAGCCAGGCTCGATCGAGCCGAACTACCCGATGGTCTGGCCGGTCTCACAAGACGGTCCGGCCAGCGTCACGATCGTTTACGATTGCGGCTATGCCGACGCCGCGTCTGTCCCCGCTTCGCTGAAGCATGCAATCTTGTTGATCGCCGCTCAGCTCTACGAGAACTCGGAACCAGTCGAGATCAAAGGCGACACGACGCTCGATCGACTCTGCCGACCGTACCGCGTGAGAAAAGCGGCCATGCTCGAATCGATCTGGACCGCGAAGCCGATCCATCCCAAGTTCCCTGGTGGGTTTGGCCTGTGGTCCGGCGCTCCATTAGGAGTGCGATAA
- a CDS encoding phage major capsid protein translates to AFDRGDPRSKLGGSESRVFDTTAGAGGVPTILDTGRFIDSLKALPVLAQLGATFLGDLVGGLAIPRLASNIQTYWVGESTAPTQSNPTLDQVTLAAKTLGAYTLITRRMRHQTSLDVENMIRRNMLWFMALGIDNGGLNGTGSSNQPTGLMANGAITTTALGTNGTDPTWAAVVAMESAINDANAMAQNMGYLTSQVGKGKMKTVTKIAASQYSGFLWEADNTINGYQAKSSTLISKTLTKGSGTNLTAMLFGNWASLMIGMWGGIDIIVDPYSNSTAGDLKVTMLQDADIAVQHPESFNKIVDMVRI, encoded by the coding sequence TGCCTTCGACCGTGGCGATCCGCGATCCAAGTTGGGTGGATCGGAAAGCCGCGTGTTTGATACGACCGCTGGCGCTGGTGGTGTTCCGACGATCTTGGACACCGGCCGCTTCATCGACTCGTTAAAGGCCCTGCCTGTTCTGGCTCAGCTCGGAGCAACGTTCCTCGGTGACCTGGTGGGGGGACTCGCAATCCCACGCCTGGCTTCGAACATCCAAACCTACTGGGTCGGTGAATCGACCGCCCCGACGCAGTCCAATCCGACCTTGGACCAGGTGACGCTTGCCGCGAAGACGCTCGGCGCTTACACGCTGATCACTCGCCGCATGCGACACCAGACCAGCCTCGACGTCGAGAACATGATCCGCCGAAACATGCTGTGGTTCATGGCCCTGGGGATCGACAACGGTGGTCTCAACGGGACTGGGTCGTCCAACCAGCCGACTGGCTTGATGGCGAACGGTGCGATCACTACCACGGCACTCGGCACCAACGGAACCGATCCCACTTGGGCGGCCGTCGTCGCGATGGAATCTGCCATCAACGATGCCAATGCGATGGCCCAGAACATGGGCTACCTGACCAGTCAGGTAGGCAAAGGCAAGATGAAGACGGTCACGAAAATCGCCGCCTCGCAGTATTCCGGCTTCCTTTGGGAAGCGGACAACACCATCAACGGCTACCAGGCGAAGTCGTCCACCTTGATCAGCAAGACGTTGACCAAGGGATCTGGAACGAACCTGACCGCGATGCTGTTCGGGAACTGGGCCAGTCTGATGATCGGTATGTGGGGCGGAATCGACATCATCGTCGACCCCTACAGCAATTCCACGGCTGGCGACCTGAAAGTCACGATGCTGCAGGACGCGGACATCGCCGTGCAGCATCCAGAATCGTTTAACAAGATCGTGGACATGGTCCGCATCTAA